One window of the Onychostoma macrolepis isolate SWU-2019 chromosome 21, ASM1243209v1, whole genome shotgun sequence genome contains the following:
- the sap30l gene encoding histone deacetylase complex subunit SAP30L, translating to MNGFSTEEDSHDAPPAPPFLGQICCLIEDGERCGRAAGNASFSKRIQKSISQRKLKLDIDKSLRHLYICDFHKNFIQSVRNKRKRKTSDDGGESPDHDVEVPEVDLFQLQVNTLRRYKRHYKIQTRPGLNKAQLAETVSRHFRNIPVNEKETLTYFIYMVKSSKSRLDQKSDGSKQVE from the exons ATGAACGGGTTCAGCACGGAGGAGGACAGCCACGACGCGCCGCCCGCGCCGCCCTTCTTGGGCCAGATCTGCTGTCTGATCGAGGACGGAGAGCGCTGCGGCCGCGCGGCGGGGAACGCGTCCTTCAGCAAGCGCATCCAGAAGAGCATCTCCCAGAGGAAGCTGAAGCTGGACATCGACAAGAGC CTTCGGCATTTGTACATCTGTGATTTCCACAAGAACTTCATCCAGAGCGTTCGCAACAAACGCAAGAGGAAGACGAGCGACGACGGAGGAGAGTCGCCCGATCACGATGTGGAAGTGCCAGAG GTGGATCTGTTCCAGCTTCAGGTCAACACACTGAGACGCTACAAGAGGCACTACAAGATCCAGACCAGACCGGGTCTCAACAAAGCCCAGCTCGCAGAG ACCGTGAGCCGTCATTTCCGCAATATTCCAGTCAACGAGAAGGAGACGCTCACGTACTTTATTTATATGGTGAAGAGCAGTAAAAGCCGGCTGGACCAGAAGTCGGACGGAAGCAAACAAGTGGAGTGA